In a genomic window of Flavobacteriales bacterium:
- a CDS encoding N-acetyl-gamma-glutamyl-phosphate reductase yields the protein MIKVGIAGGTGYVAGELLRILGNHPEVEVAFTYSHSKPGEAVSSVHRDLFYQPEWRFTDKVSTDVNVVFLCLGHGLSRKFLEEHPLPKEVSVIDLGSDFRLKQDSQFGEREFTYGLAELPQETGMNIANPGCFATAIELALLPMASEGLLTDSIHVHAITGSTGAGASLNDYSHFSRRLNNLSIYKPFSHQHLAEIGETWQNAGQAELPEVSFLPVKGDFARGIFASVYSATSLNEVEAKKLYQDFYRDKPFVHVSDETIELKQVVGTNYCLIQVQVIDGKLLVTSIIDNLLKGAAGQAVQNMNRIFGLAETTGLNLRSIAF from the coding sequence ATGATCAAAGTTGGCATAGCGGGCGGAACAGGATACGTGGCAGGCGAACTGCTCCGAATTCTGGGAAATCATCCCGAAGTGGAGGTGGCGTTCACCTACAGTCATTCGAAGCCGGGCGAAGCGGTTTCTTCTGTACACCGCGATCTGTTTTACCAACCGGAATGGCGATTCACCGATAAGGTTTCAACCGATGTGAATGTGGTTTTTCTGTGTTTGGGTCACGGACTTTCTCGGAAGTTTTTGGAGGAACATCCGCTGCCGAAAGAAGTAAGTGTCATCGACCTCGGAAGCGATTTCCGCCTGAAGCAAGATTCGCAGTTCGGTGAACGTGAATTCACGTACGGTTTGGCTGAACTTCCTCAGGAAACGGGAATGAATATTGCCAATCCGGGCTGTTTCGCCACGGCCATTGAGTTGGCACTTTTGCCGATGGCTTCCGAAGGTTTGCTCACAGATTCCATTCACGTTCACGCCATCACGGGTTCGACAGGCGCGGGCGCATCGCTCAACGATTACTCGCACTTCAGCCGCAGGCTCAATAACCTGAGCATTTACAAACCGTTCTCGCATCAGCATTTGGCAGAGATAGGGGAGACGTGGCAGAATGCTGGTCAGGCCGAATTGCCCGAAGTGTCATTTCTACCGGTGAAAGGCGATTTTGCCCGTGGCATTTTCGCCAGCGTTTACTCGGCAACAAGTTTGAATGAGGTGGAAGCAAAGAAACTTTACCAGGATTTCTACCGCGACAAACCGTTCGTTCATGTTTCGGACGAAACCATCGAATTGAAACAAGTTGTCGGTACCAATTATTGCTTGATTCAAGTTCAGGTCATTGATGGCAAACTGCTGGTTACCAGCATCATCGATAACCTTTTGAAAGGTGCGGCAGGCCAAGCAGTTCAGAACATGAACCGCATTTTCGGGTTGGCCGAAACCACAGGGTTGAACCTTCGCTCAATTGCTTTCTGA
- a CDS encoding argininosuccinate synthase: protein MTKKKVVLAFSGGLDTTFCAKYLTIEKGMEVHAALVDTGGISEEEKTRIEKRADLAGVDSFRVLERTNDYYQRIIRYLIYGNVLKNNTYPLSVSAERVYQAIALAEFAASINADAIAHGSTGAGNDQVRFDLAFGLLLPGTEIITPIRDLKLSRQQEIDYLKEAGIELDWTKAQYSINKGLWGTSVGGAETLTSDKPLPESAYPTPVTKTEPLEVTLQFTEGQLTGLNGTEMDPVSAINALEEMAAGYGIGRDVHVGDTIIGIKGRVGFEAAAPLVIIKAHHLLEKHTLSKWQLHWKQQLGDWYGMFLHESQYFEPVMRNIETFLEDTQKTVTGEVIVTLLPYRFSVDGIRSSFDLMQSSFGTYGEMNEKWTGEDVKGFTKVISTSLRLHRTVQQDNSKEG, encoded by the coding sequence ATGACAAAGAAGAAAGTCGTACTGGCGTTCAGCGGTGGTTTGGACACCACTTTCTGCGCCAAGTACTTGACCATTGAAAAAGGCATGGAAGTGCATGCCGCATTGGTTGATACTGGTGGTATTTCCGAAGAGGAGAAAACACGCATCGAAAAGCGCGCAGACTTGGCAGGAGTTGATTCATTCCGCGTGTTGGAACGCACCAACGATTACTATCAGCGCATCATCCGATATCTGATCTACGGAAACGTGCTCAAGAACAACACCTATCCGTTGTCGGTAAGTGCCGAGCGCGTTTATCAGGCCATTGCGTTGGCAGAATTTGCGGCATCTATCAATGCCGATGCGATTGCGCACGGGAGTACAGGCGCAGGAAACGACCAAGTGCGTTTCGATCTTGCTTTCGGGCTTTTGTTGCCTGGGACCGAGATCATCACTCCGATCCGTGATCTGAAATTGAGTCGCCAACAGGAGATCGATTACTTGAAAGAAGCTGGCATCGAACTCGATTGGACCAAAGCGCAGTATTCCATCAATAAAGGTTTATGGGGAACGAGTGTGGGTGGCGCGGAAACGCTCACTTCGGACAAACCATTGCCAGAATCGGCCTATCCAACGCCCGTTACCAAAACCGAACCGCTGGAGGTTACGCTGCAATTCACCGAAGGGCAATTGACAGGATTGAACGGAACCGAAATGGATCCGGTCTCAGCCATCAATGCGCTGGAGGAAATGGCGGCTGGTTATGGCATTGGCCGCGATGTGCATGTTGGAGATACCATTATCGGCATCAAAGGTCGTGTTGGTTTCGAGGCGGCTGCACCGTTGGTCATCATCAAGGCGCACCATCTTTTGGAGAAGCACACACTGAGCAAATGGCAACTGCATTGGAAACAGCAGTTGGGCGATTGGTACGGAATGTTCCTGCACGAAAGTCAGTACTTTGAGCCTGTGATGCGCAACATTGAGACGTTCTTGGAAGACACGCAGAAGACCGTGACAGGCGAAGTGATCGTGACGCTTTTGCCGTATCGATTCTCAGTTGACGGCATCCGTTCGTCTTTCGATCTGATGCAAAGCAGCTTCGGGACGTATGGCGAAATGAACGAAAAGTGGACGGGCGAGGATGTGAAAGGATTCACGAAGGTGATCAGCACTTCGTTGCGTTTGCACCGAACCGTTCAACAGGACAACAGCAAAGAAGGATGA
- a CDS encoding GNAT family N-acetyltransferase, with protein MNYEVKVADISHHPFAFTICQMMEEAAKVRGTGIAKREPEYVQKKMSEGKAVIALNGDSVVGFCYIESWEDKKYVANSGLIVHPDYRKTGLARAIKSAIFKLSREMFPEAKLFGITTSLAVMKINSDLGYKPVTFSELTQDEAFWKGCQSCVNFDVLQRTNRTMCMCTGMMYMEKTVSQPVVETKVQRWAGFKKFMVERGKRLQNLIPSFPSLKPALKQATQTESK; from the coding sequence ATGAATTATGAAGTCAAGGTGGCTGACATTAGCCATCATCCATTTGCATTCACCATCTGCCAAATGATGGAAGAGGCCGCCAAGGTCAGAGGAACAGGTATTGCCAAACGCGAACCCGAATATGTTCAGAAAAAGATGTCTGAAGGGAAGGCGGTCATTGCTTTGAATGGCGATTCCGTGGTCGGCTTTTGCTACATTGAAAGTTGGGAAGACAAGAAGTATGTCGCCAATTCAGGGCTCATCGTTCATCCCGATTATCGTAAAACAGGTTTGGCAAGAGCGATCAAATCGGCCATTTTCAAGCTATCGCGAGAAATGTTCCCCGAGGCAAAGTTGTTCGGAATTACTACCAGTTTGGCGGTGATGAAGATCAATTCAGACCTCGGCTACAAACCTGTCACGTTCTCAGAACTCACTCAGGATGAGGCATTTTGGAAAGGCTGCCAAAGCTGTGTGAACTTTGACGTATTGCAGCGAACGAACCGCACCATGTGTATGTGCACAGGTATGATGTACATGGAAAAAACGGTAAGTCAACCTGTGGTAGAAACCAAGGTTCAACGTTGGGCAGGTTTCAAGAAATTCATGGTGGAACGAGGAAAACGACTTCAGAATCTCATCCCATCATTTCCATCACTTAAGCCTGCGTTGAAACAGGCAACACAAACTGAAAGCAAATGA
- a CDS encoding fatty acid desaturase produces MNRFNLVRYKADYRTIATVVAYAIFYPISWYLWGEFGWVGKTILVLVHCNWQFFIATIIHNTIHVPIFRSMAWNKAFQFLLSAVKGNPVSGYVPGHNLSHHKHLQTPKDAARTTRARFKWNFLNQLLFFFLLARDIMKSEKAFVQRMKDVKPGWSSQYKKEAILVGTIKVVALIVDWQRMLFLIFIPNMYSLWGIFGTNYWQHDGCDETHPYNHSRSFTGKLFNWMAFNNGYHGIHHMYMGVHWSLYPEYHERLLKPYVHPSLDQKSLFVYLWKSCIWPGKRLDYLGNPVKLPAPVETADWVSDVSIDPEAKVALGAIQ; encoded by the coding sequence ATGAACCGATTCAACCTCGTTCGTTATAAAGCGGATTACCGCACCATTGCCACCGTAGTGGCTTACGCCATTTTCTACCCCATCAGTTGGTACTTGTGGGGCGAATTCGGTTGGGTTGGAAAGACCATACTTGTACTGGTGCATTGCAACTGGCAATTCTTTATTGCCACCATTATTCACAACACGATCCATGTTCCGATTTTCAGGAGTATGGCATGGAACAAGGCTTTCCAATTTCTGCTTTCGGCTGTGAAGGGAAACCCTGTAAGTGGGTATGTTCCTGGGCACAATTTGAGTCATCACAAACATTTGCAGACACCAAAAGATGCGGCCCGCACAACCCGCGCCAGATTCAAATGGAATTTTCTGAATCAGCTTCTGTTCTTCTTCTTGCTTGCGCGAGACATTATGAAGTCGGAAAAGGCTTTCGTTCAGCGAATGAAGGATGTAAAACCAGGTTGGTCTTCCCAGTACAAAAAGGAAGCAATTTTAGTGGGAACGATAAAAGTGGTCGCTCTTATCGTTGATTGGCAGCGCATGCTCTTCCTCATCTTCATTCCAAATATGTATTCGCTTTGGGGCATTTTCGGAACGAATTACTGGCAGCACGATGGTTGCGATGAAACGCATCCTTACAACCATTCGCGCTCATTCACTGGAAAGTTGTTCAATTGGATGGCGTTCAACAATGGTTATCATGGCATTCATCACATGTACATGGGAGTGCACTGGAGTCTGTATCCAGAATATCACGAACGATTGTTGAAACCGTACGTTCATCCAAGCCTCGACCAGAAATCACTTTTCGTTTATCTGTGGAAGTCGTGTATTTGGCCTGGGAAACGTTTGGATTACCTTGGAAATCCAGTGAAACTTCCTGCACCAGTTGAAACGGCAGATTGGGTAAGTGATGTTTCGATAGACCCAGAGGCAAAAGTGGCCCTGGGAGCAATTCAGTAA
- a CDS encoding YceI family protein yields MKTNRLVLAMAVTGGLFLASCGGNHTHEAEGSAENAPEAPAAEPQEVVVDLGGSNVKWTGEMLGIKAHYGNIALSEAKLILAGDKVNGGTFVIDMTTIEPKDDVYDSEHTPEKLVGHLSSPDFFDVANHPTATFEITSVSEDGSTATGKLTVRGITNEETVKDIKVADGTVSGTLTFDRKKYDVAWDAPMKDAVLSNDIPLEITLKVAG; encoded by the coding sequence ATGAAAACAAACAGACTTGTATTAGCAATGGCCGTTACTGGAGGACTTTTTCTTGCCAGTTGTGGAGGAAATCACACTCATGAGGCCGAAGGGTCGGCTGAAAATGCACCAGAAGCTCCTGCTGCCGAACCTCAGGAAGTTGTTGTAGACCTTGGCGGAAGCAACGTAAAATGGACAGGAGAAATGCTGGGAATCAAAGCCCATTACGGAAACATCGCACTTTCTGAGGCCAAGCTGATCTTGGCTGGGGATAAAGTGAACGGAGGAACATTCGTGATCGATATGACCACCATTGAACCAAAAGATGATGTGTACGATTCAGAGCACACACCTGAGAAATTGGTCGGACACCTGTCTTCACCCGATTTCTTTGATGTTGCCAACCATCCGACAGCCACATTCGAGATCACTTCTGTTTCTGAAGATGGTTCCACCGCAACGGGAAAGCTGACCGTTCGTGGCATCACCAACGAGGAAACTGTAAAGGACATCAAAGTGGCAGATGGAACAGTTAGCGGTACTTTGACCTTCGATAGAAAAAAATACGATGTGGCTTGGGATGCTCCGATGAAAGATGCGGTTCTTTCAAATGACATTCCGTTGGAGATCACATTGAAAGTGGCAGGATAA
- a CDS encoding tetratricopeptide repeat protein — MRWRLIGVNPEQISGPKFPVINLLAMNIQAVFRTSMSSSVFGISPKGRKHPSLKGGVGGGLVFLFLFTLVYPIHAQRVSVDNDTRRDYTIGLEHFQKKKYAAAQQRFAKALEAPETLSSMERENAEYYRALCGLELFNEDGDVLMERFVKEHPEHSKIAMAHYHLGRYAFGKKKYKKALAWFAGADEKELNAAEKEELHFKKGYAYFHTDDHDRALKEFALVGDDIEGAYYAPITYYTAYILFTRGEYDDAYEKFSLLEGDETFGKIVPLYVLQILQAQGKDQEVVEYGQRLMGKDFSDFSSGNLHRMIGEAYYQMGEFSMAVPYLEEAYAKLRYDRDATYRLAYACYQSGKFEKATTYFEQVCKEKDAMAQMACYQMADAYLKGGDKMAARNAFELAAEMDFDKELKETALFNYAKLSFELSYDPQNEAITAFEKYVDEQLGSERADEAQELIMNVYLSTNNYEGALASIDKISKKTAQHKMLYEQTALKHGMELFNQGNYERSIGFFEKAYRYDQDKETAAKAMFWQAEAHAALKQFPQAISLYERHISAIGADRTDVYKMAHYGLAYVYFTKDEPANAIDWFLKYLELERYDLQRVNDANLRIADCYYVQKNTGKAIAYYNKAIGMNGSEADYALFQVAMCYGLQGKSSSKISKLKSLLSTHPNSEFVVDAKYEIGETYFFSDKPQEAVEWFDRVIAENPRSQYVSRCLLNKALVFYNANDDERALPLFKQVASDFAGTSEASEAMLKIQKIYVEQGNVKLYENYLASHQLPDASKGSLDTSYFESAQLMMQRGEMANALKEFEKYLEKFPNGFFALDAHFYMGEISFNLKQYDDALAAYNHVLEFAKTGYTERALVAAAEIHIFKKQYDQAQMKYLMLEEVAERSENLLEARIGLMRSNFELQDFETADEYVQKVLRSDRVEQLLKDEARLISAKCALGLDNRKEALIRFQEVARTTKNVFGAEAMYNVANIQLLNEDVDQSQATIFDMVNRFSGYQFWLGKAFILLADTYMKQNDLFQARLTLQNVVENYDGVVKNEAEDKLRQLEKFEAFSNAE, encoded by the coding sequence ATGCGGTGGCGTTTAATTGGCGTCAATCCTGAACAGATTTCAGGACCGAAGTTTCCCGTAATCAATCTCTTAGCTATGAACATTCAGGCCGTATTCCGCACATCCATGAGCTCCTCTGTCTTCGGCATCTCCCCAAAGGGGAGAAAGCACCCCTCCTTGAAAGGAGGGGTTGGGGGAGGTCTTGTGTTTCTTTTCCTTTTCACACTTGTATATCCGATACACGCCCAGCGCGTGAGTGTCGACAACGACACGCGTAGGGATTACACCATTGGGCTGGAGCATTTTCAGAAGAAAAAGTATGCGGCTGCGCAGCAGCGGTTTGCCAAAGCGTTGGAGGCACCCGAAACGCTTTCGAGCATGGAGCGCGAGAATGCCGAATACTACCGCGCGCTGTGCGGCTTGGAGCTTTTTAACGAGGATGGCGATGTGCTGATGGAGCGTTTCGTGAAGGAGCATCCCGAGCATTCCAAGATCGCCATGGCGCATTATCATTTGGGGCGATATGCCTTTGGCAAGAAAAAGTACAAGAAGGCGTTGGCATGGTTTGCGGGTGCGGATGAGAAGGAGCTGAACGCGGCCGAGAAGGAAGAACTGCATTTCAAGAAAGGCTACGCGTACTTCCATACAGACGACCATGATCGGGCGTTGAAGGAGTTTGCGTTGGTGGGAGATGATATTGAAGGAGCGTACTACGCACCGATCACATATTACACCGCCTACATTCTTTTCACTCGGGGCGAATATGATGATGCTTACGAAAAGTTCTCGCTGCTTGAAGGTGATGAGACCTTTGGTAAGATCGTGCCGTTGTATGTGCTACAGATACTTCAGGCGCAAGGAAAGGACCAGGAAGTTGTCGAATACGGGCAGCGGCTCATGGGGAAGGATTTCTCCGATTTCAGCAGCGGCAATCTGCACCGCATGATCGGGGAAGCCTATTACCAAATGGGCGAATTCTCCATGGCCGTTCCGTATTTGGAAGAGGCGTATGCCAAGTTGCGCTACGACCGCGATGCCACGTATCGATTGGCGTACGCGTGCTATCAGTCGGGCAAGTTTGAGAAGGCCACCACGTACTTTGAACAGGTATGTAAAGAGAAGGATGCCATGGCACAGATGGCGTGCTATCAGATGGCCGATGCGTACCTGAAAGGAGGCGACAAGATGGCCGCTCGAAACGCTTTCGAATTGGCAGCTGAGATGGATTTCGATAAAGAGTTGAAGGAAACTGCGCTATTCAATTACGCCAAACTTTCGTTCGAGTTGAGTTACGATCCGCAGAATGAGGCCATCACCGCTTTCGAGAAATATGTGGATGAGCAACTTGGCAGCGAACGGGCGGATGAAGCGCAAGAGCTCATCATGAATGTCTATCTGAGCACCAACAATTACGAAGGCGCGTTGGCTTCCATCGATAAGATCTCTAAGAAGACGGCTCAGCACAAAATGCTTTATGAGCAAACAGCTTTAAAGCATGGAATGGAGCTGTTCAATCAAGGAAATTACGAGCGTTCCATTGGCTTCTTCGAGAAGGCGTATCGATATGATCAGGATAAGGAAACGGCCGCTAAGGCGATGTTCTGGCAGGCGGAGGCGCATGCAGCATTGAAGCAATTCCCGCAGGCGATCAGTCTATACGAAAGACATATTTCAGCCATAGGTGCGGACAGAACCGATGTCTATAAAATGGCGCATTACGGTTTGGCATACGTGTATTTCACGAAGGACGAACCTGCGAATGCCATCGATTGGTTCCTGAAGTATTTGGAGTTGGAGCGGTACGACCTGCAACGCGTGAACGATGCGAATCTGCGCATTGCCGATTGCTACTACGTGCAGAAGAACACGGGCAAGGCCATTGCGTACTATAATAAGGCCATTGGCATGAACGGTTCGGAGGCCGATTACGCGCTTTTTCAAGTGGCCATGTGCTACGGATTGCAAGGTAAATCGAGCTCGAAGATCAGCAAGTTGAAATCGTTGCTGAGCACACATCCGAACTCCGAATTTGTGGTGGATGCGAAGTACGAGATCGGGGAAACGTATTTCTTCTCAGACAAGCCGCAGGAGGCGGTGGAGTGGTTTGATCGGGTGATTGCTGAAAATCCGCGTTCGCAATATGTAAGTCGCTGTCTGCTAAACAAGGCATTGGTTTTCTACAACGCGAATGATGACGAACGCGCATTGCCGCTGTTCAAACAGGTCGCTTCCGATTTTGCAGGAACTTCTGAGGCATCCGAGGCCATGCTCAAGATTCAGAAGATCTACGTGGAGCAGGGAAATGTGAAGCTGTATGAGAATTACCTCGCCAGCCATCAGTTGCCCGATGCCAGCAAAGGTTCGTTGGACACATCCTATTTCGAAAGCGCGCAGCTGATGATGCAGCGTGGCGAAATGGCCAATGCTCTGAAGGAATTCGAGAAGTATCTGGAAAAGTTCCCGAACGGGTTTTTCGCTTTGGATGCCCATTTCTACATGGGAGAGATCTCATTCAACCTGAAGCAGTATGACGATGCGTTGGCGGCTTACAACCATGTGCTGGAATTTGCCAAAACGGGTTATACTGAACGTGCGTTGGTGGCTGCTGCTGAGATACACATTTTCAAGAAGCAATACGATCAGGCACAGATGAAATACCTGATGCTGGAAGAAGTTGCAGAGCGTTCCGAAAACCTGCTGGAGGCCCGCATTGGACTGATGCGAAGCAATTTCGAATTGCAGGATTTTGAAACGGCTGATGAGTACGTGCAGAAAGTGCTTCGGTCGGATAGGGTGGAGCAGCTCCTGAAAGACGAGGCGAGGCTGATCTCGGCCAAATGCGCCTTGGGCTTGGACAATCGCAAGGAAGCACTCATCCGATTTCAGGAAGTTGCACGGACCACTAAGAACGTTTTTGGTGCCGAAGCGATGTATAACGTGGCCAACATTCAGTTGCTGAATGAAGATGTTGACCAAAGCCAAGCCACCATTTTCGATATGGTGAACCGCTTTTCGGGCTACCAGTTCTGGTTGGGCAAGGCATTCATCCTTCTGGCTGACACTTACATGAAGCAGAACGACCTTTTCCAAGCGCGATTGACGCTTCAGAACGTGGTGGAGAATTATGATGGCGTGGTGAAGAACGAAGCGGAAGACAAGCTGCGCCAACTCGAAAAGTTTGAGGCATTCTCGAATGCGGAATAA
- a CDS encoding helix-turn-helix domain-containing protein, whose product MEIREQFLMYKGLPVFGRVSKPHFKRELKEYVTEEACFIFVNEGELSVRAQDRVLDLDSNTGLLAKCLNYFYEVSREQRKVGDGVDVIGVLLHPQIMKEIFDSDLSQSTYRVNFNLKQVQIDALFEAFKQSIAILIDHPELADEAMIRNKLKEFVLLLTKSSNAPTTLDFLAAMFKPEHVEFKTVVRSNLYSSLSVEELAKLCHMSTSSFKRKFKEVYHESPKKYIAQKKIERAEQLLKVHDNRVSDVAYDVGFETVSTFNRSFKSVTGKSPSEYRLAQTA is encoded by the coding sequence ATGGAAATCAGAGAGCAATTCCTGATGTATAAGGGGCTGCCGGTTTTCGGGCGGGTTTCCAAGCCGCATTTCAAAAGGGAGTTGAAGGAATACGTTACGGAAGAGGCGTGTTTCATCTTTGTGAATGAGGGCGAACTTTCGGTGCGGGCGCAGGACCGCGTGCTTGACCTGGACAGCAACACGGGGCTTTTGGCCAAGTGCCTGAACTATTTCTACGAGGTTTCCCGCGAGCAACGCAAAGTGGGCGATGGCGTGGATGTGATCGGAGTGCTGCTGCATCCGCAGATCATGAAAGAGATCTTCGACAGTGACCTGTCGCAATCGACCTATCGGGTCAATTTTAACCTGAAGCAAGTTCAAATTGATGCCCTTTTCGAGGCTTTCAAGCAAAGCATTGCCATTCTTATCGACCATCCAGAATTGGCAGATGAAGCCATGATCAGAAACAAACTGAAGGAGTTTGTGCTGCTGCTAACCAAGAGTTCGAATGCGCCTACTACTTTGGATTTTCTGGCGGCCATGTTCAAACCCGAACATGTAGAATTCAAAACGGTGGTCCGGTCGAATTTGTATTCAAGTTTATCGGTAGAAGAACTGGCGAAACTCTGCCACATGAGCACTTCGTCTTTCAAACGGAAATTCAAAGAAGTGTACCACGAAAGCCCCAAAAAGTACATTGCCCAAAAGAAAATCGAGCGGGCTGAGCAGTTATTGAAGGTGCACGATAATCGGGTTTCGGATGTGGCGTATGATGTGGGTTTCGAAACGGTTTCCACGTTCAACCGCAGCTTCAAATCGGTTACAGGAAAATCGCCCTCGGAATATCGGTTGGCCCAAACTGCGTAG
- a CDS encoding DUF2892 domain-containing protein has product MNKNVGTADRIIRTIVGLSIIGAGIYFSSWWGTLGGLIMIPAILGSDPVYDWIGINTNKKN; this is encoded by the coding sequence ATGAACAAGAACGTTGGCACCGCAGACAGAATTATCCGAACAATTGTTGGCCTGAGCATCATCGGAGCGGGAATTTATTTCTCCAGCTGGTGGGGTACACTTGGCGGGTTGATCATGATACCAGCCATTCTCGGTTCAGACCCCGTTTATGATTGGATTGGCATAAACACAAACAAGAAAAATTAG
- a CDS encoding DUF1330 domain-containing protein codes for MSSENKTFLIVNAVPNTNDMASFQSYLSQIVGIFKQHGGSNMQRFKTIEQVMGKGGIKAIAVFEFPSPQHIKDMIASPEFTALDELRKKAYTQEVDLMICETL; via the coding sequence ATGAGTTCAGAAAACAAGACATTTTTAATCGTTAATGCCGTTCCGAATACGAACGACATGGCAAGTTTCCAATCTTATTTATCTCAGATAGTTGGCATTTTTAAGCAGCATGGCGGAAGTAACATGCAGCGCTTTAAAACCATCGAACAGGTAATGGGGAAAGGCGGGATAAAGGCAATTGCAGTATTCGAATTTCCCTCTCCGCAACACATTAAGGACATGATTGCCAGCCCAGAGTTCACGGCATTAGATGAACTTCGGAAGAAGGCTTACACGCAAGAAGTGGATCTGATGATCTGCGAAACGCTATAG
- a CDS encoding DUF1295 domain-containing protein, whose translation MKTWFVAHFELFVWAWIALALGVFMLLQFVTAPFGRHTKSGWGPMIKNKFGWLLMELPSFAIILVSLVLGSKVNSVTWIIGGLWLLHYLNRTFIFPFRIKSGNKLMPITIVFSAVFFNLFNAGFNGFYLAELSSYTEDWLTSWQFMVGLPLFVLGFGINSWADEKLMNLRKSGETGYVIPRGGLFNYVSAPNLFGEILEWTGFAILAWNLPAASFAIWTFANLVPRAKDHHQFYLDNFPDYPKERKRVIPFVY comes from the coding sequence GGCGTTAGGCGTTTTTATGCTGCTACAATTCGTAACAGCACCGTTCGGTCGGCATACTAAGTCGGGTTGGGGACCGATGATCAAGAACAAGTTCGGATGGCTGCTAATGGAGCTGCCATCATTTGCTATCATTCTTGTTTCACTTGTTCTCGGTTCGAAAGTGAATTCCGTAACATGGATCATTGGCGGATTGTGGCTGCTGCATTACCTCAACCGCACGTTCATCTTTCCATTCAGAATTAAGAGCGGAAACAAGTTGATGCCGATTACGATTGTATTCTCAGCTGTGTTCTTCAACCTGTTCAATGCGGGATTCAATGGGTTTTATTTGGCGGAGTTGAGTTCTTACACCGAAGACTGGCTAACCAGTTGGCAGTTTATGGTTGGATTGCCGCTTTTTGTGCTTGGTTTCGGTATCAACTCTTGGGCAGACGAAAAGCTGATGAACCTGCGTAAATCTGGCGAAACAGGTTATGTTATTCCGCGTGGCGGATTGTTCAATTATGTGAGTGCGCCCAACCTGTTCGGGGAAATTTTGGAATGGACGGGTTTTGCCATCTTGGCGTGGAACCTGCCTGCGGCCTCATTTGCCATTTGGACGTTTGCCAACTTGGTGCCGCGCGCCAAAGACCACCATCAGTTCTACCTTGATAATTTCCCAGATTACCCGAAAGAACGCAAGCGGGTTATTCCGTTTGTGTACTGA